Within Amycolatopsis sp. FDAARGOS 1241, the genomic segment CGAAGCCCGGACCGCCGCCCACATGGTGTCGCTGTTGGCACGGGTGGGCGCCGTGCCGGGCAGTGCCATGCCGAGAGCTTCGGCGACGATGTGCATCGTGTTGGCCGTGCCCATGCCGGTGCAGACTCCGGGGCTGGTGATGGCCCGGTCCGACGCGGCGCACAGGTCTTCGAAGCTGATCGCGCCCGACGCCAGCTTGCCGGCATCGACGAACACGTCCTCGATGTCCACCCGGCGGCCGCTCTCGAGCGCTCCGCAGCTGTGGTAGCCGCAGGCGATGACCAGCGTGGGCACGTCGGTGCGCGCGGCGGCCATCAGCTGACCGGGCGTGGTCTTGTCGCACGAGGCCAGGCAGACCATCCCGTCGAGCTGCGCCCCGTCGACCACGGCTTCGATGTCGTAGGACACCAAGTCCCGGCCCGAAAGGACGTAACCACCACCACGGCCGGCGGCCATGATGAAGTCGGTCGGGGCCACCGTCCGGATTTCGAACGCCAGCCCGCCGGCGGCATCGATCGAATCCCACACCGCGGTGGCGATCGCGTCGAGGTGGGAGAAGCAGGGGGCCAGGCCGGAGGAGGAGTTGACCACGGCGATCTTGGGGCGCCGGATCTGCTCGTCGGTGTAGCCCATCGACTTCCACTGCGTCCGCGTCGTCGCCCATCGGGGCGAGCCGACCGGGTGGTTGCTGCGCAGTTCGGGTCTGGTGATCGTGACCTCCTGGGTTTCGGGCGGGATCATTCGGACGCGGTGTCCGCGCGCGAGGCCGCCGGCTCGGCCGGCGCACCCAGGAGCACGGTGCCCCGGGTCTCCGGGCCTATCCACGCTCCGGCGAAGAAGAGCACACCGCCGAGAACGATCAGGACCACCGCGGTGTACTCGTACGGCATCACGGTCTGCAGGACGGTGATCCAGACGCTGTAGAGGGCGGGCAGGATGAGGCTCAGCGTGTAGACGCTGCCGTAGCCCGAGGAGCGGACCCCGGCGCCGAAGCGTTCGTTGAGGTAGACGACCAGGCACCCGAGCGGGGCGTTGGGCAGCACGAAGGCGACGAACGCGATCGGCAGGAACCCCGCCCCGGACCGCGCGAGCAGCACGAGGACCAGGTAGGCGAGGCTCGCGCCGACGGTGATGGCGACGGCGCAGCCGAGCAGCAGTTTGCGGCGGCCGATCCGCTGCCCCAGCACGCCGGCGAGGATCATGCTGATGATCGTCGCGACGTTGGCGACGATCTCCAGGGTGCTGACGTTGGAGGGGTTCTGGTGAAGCACCCCGACCAGCAGCCCGGGCATGAAGGAGAGCACGACCTGGGCGGCGAACCACATCCCGGTCATGAGAAGGAACACCTGGCCGAAACCGCGGATGTTCCGTCGGCTGAACAGCTCGAAAATCGGCGCGCGATTTCCTTCCCGCGATTTCTTGAGTTCCTTGAGGTCGACCTCGGGCACGCGTGAGTAGTAGGCGATGTAGGCAATTCCGAGCAGGAATCCGAAGAAGAACGGAATCCGCCAGCCCCAGGACTTCAGTTCCTCGTCGGGAAACCGTTCCAGCACGACGAGCTGGATGATGCTGATGAGCGTGATGGCCGCGGGGGCACCGGCGGCCATCACCCCGCCGACCAGGCCGCGCCGGCGCATCGGCGAGCGCTCGATGGCCAGCGGGACCGGCCCCGCGTACCCGCCGCCGAGGAAGATACCGCCGATGAGGCGGAGCAGGATCAACCCGACGATCGACCCGTAACCCCAGGTCGCGTAACCGGGCATGAGGCCGATCAGCAGTGTCACGACGGTGAAGCCGACGCCCGTGATCAGGGTGACCCGCCGTCGCCCGATCTTGTCGGCCAGGTTGCCGAAGATCGGGCCGCCGATCGGCCGTCCGAGCAGGGTGACGACGAAGATGACGGTCACGAGGGTGACCTTCGTCGTGGCCGACATGGAGTCGGGTTCGAAGTAGTCCATCACCGCCGGCAGCACGAGCGCGGGCAGGTAGATGTCGAAGCTGTCAACGAACAGCGAAAGGATGCCGCCGACGACTGATCGTCGTGCTTCCGGTGTCAGTCGCTCGTCTGTTACGGGTGCGTTCGTCGACATCCAGGGAATTCCTTCCGATCACGAATATCGCACCGATGCGATATATCGCTTGTCGCGAAAGAGTCTAAGAATCCTCGGGGTTACCCGGAAGTCAGAAATCCTGATCCTGAGCATCAGTCCAGGTTATGATCACGCAACCGCTCACCGAGGCCGCGCAGCGCCTCGCGCAGCCAGGCGTGCGCGGGGTCGGGATCGAGATCTTCGTGCCACCACAAGCTCTCCACGATCCCCTCCGGCTCACCGGGGCACTCGAGGACCTTGAGGTCGAACCGCTTGGCGAGCTCGACGGCCAGGCGGCGTTGCACCAGTGCGATCCGGTGGGTTCCGGCCACCAGCGCGGGCACCGCCTGATAGCTCTCGACGCTCATCGCGACCCGTGGCGCGAGTCCCAGCGCGGCGAGCCGGCGGGACACGGGCGGCAGGGCCACCCCCGGCTCACGGTGGTACGGCACCACCCAGTCCAGCCGCTGCAAGTCGGTCAGGGTGAGCCCCGCGTCGCCGATCTCGTGGCCGGCCCACAGCACGCACACCCACTCGTCGCGGAACAGCTCGGCGGACCGGAGCCGGGGCAGCTCTTCCAGCTCGATCGGCGGCGCGATCACCCCGTCGACGAACCGGACGATCCGGGGCAGATCCGCGCTCAGCGACTCACGGACGAGCCGGATCCGCAGCCGGGCGCGGGGCGCCTCGCGCTCGAACAGCTCGGCGAGGGGCTGGCCGATCACCGCGAGTGTGTAGTCGGCCATCAGCAGCGTGAACTCCCGCACCGACGTGCCGGGAGCGAAGCTCGAACCGGTGGCGAACAGCTGCTCGGCGGCCGCGCACACGTCCTCGACCTGGCGCACGAGCTGCCGGGCCAGCGGTGTCAGCACGTACCCGCGGCCGGCCCGGACCAGCAGCTCGTCCTCGAAGTGCCGCCGCAGCCGGGCCAAGGCCGCGCTCAACGCCGGCTGGCTGACGCCGACCCGCTCCGCGGCGCGGGTCACGTTGCGCTCGCGCAGCAGCTCCCGAAGGACGACGAGCAGGTTGAGGTCGAGCCCGGCCAGGTGCGTCGTGCGGCGGCTCACCTGGATCCACTCTCTCTGCGCCCGGCCATTCGTGCACCTTACGGCGCCGCGGCGAGCCCCTCTCGGACCGCACCCGGACCGAAGCGCCGGACGCGTGCTGAGCGAGCGCTTAGAATGGGCCGACGGTCCACGCCCGCGGAGCCTGGGCCCGCAGATCTGGGAGGATCGCCGGATGACGACTTCGCTCTCGGCCGAGCTGTGGCCCGACGTGCAGCCCGAAACCGCGCGCCGGCTCATGCTCGCCGGTGTGGAGTCCTTTGCGAAGCGCGGCTACCACGCCACGACCACGCGCGACATCGCGGGCGCCGCGGGCATGAGCCCGGCCGCGCTGTACGTGCACTTCCCCTCGAAGGCGGCGCTGCTGTTCGCGATCAGCCGCAGCGGGCACGAGCAGACGCTCGCCCTGGTCGAGAACGTGGTCGCCAACGTCGAGGACCCCGTGGACCGCATCCGGCTCGTCGTCGAGGACTTCGTCGCCTGGCACGCCCGGCGGCACACGGTGGCGCGCGTCGTGCAGTACGAGCTCAACGCCCTGCCGGAGAAGGAGTTCGAAATCGTCACGGAACTGCGCCGCCGCATCGAGCGCATCGTCCGCGACGTCATCTCCGCCGGCGCCGCCTCCGGCGCCTTCACCGTCACCGACCCCCACACGGCCGCCCGCGCGGTGCTCTCGCTGGGCGTCGACGTGGCCCGCTGGTACAGCGAACGCACCCGCCAGACCCCCTCCGCGCTGGGGAAGGAGTACAGCGAACTGGTGCTTCGCATGCTCGGCGCGCGCTCATCCTGACCGCTCAGCCTGACCGCGTCAGCCGGTCCCGGTGCGGCTGTTTTCGGAACCCGCAGCACCGGCCGATCAGCGTCACGGCGCCCACGGACCGTTCTCGGGCGTCTCGCGCGCCCGTCAGGGCACACCGTGGTGCGTGGCCCGAGGTGTCCGGCGAGCAGACTGCCCTCTCGCTGGGGCGGCTTCTGACGAAAAGCCGATTCCCCCGGCTTCGCCCGGATCCGTCGGACGCCGATGACGAACTCATCCTCGACAACGAACGTCCGCTACCGGTGCGGCGAGCCCGGCACGCTCGGCGCGCCCACCGCCTGACCGCTCAACCGCTCGCGGCCGCCGCCGCGGTGAAGCGGTCCGCGATGCGCGCCAGGCGGTCCAGCAGGCCGGGCGGTGGGTCCTCGACGACGAAGTCGTAGTCCCACTGCGCGAGGTAGAAGGGGACCGTCTCGAGCTGGTGGGAGCCGGTGCGCAGGCGGCACGTGTGCTCGTCCACGGGTTCCACCACGCCGACCGTCGGGGGCACCCGGGCGGCGAGGACGTCGGCGGGCACGGAGACGCGCAGGGTGAGCTGGTGGGCGTACGGCGCGGCCGAGATCTGGCGCGACACGTACGCGGCCAGGTCGTCCGCGGGTGGTTCGCGCGGGGTGAAGCGGAAGCCCGGCCGCGGGACGCCGCCGATGCGGTCGACGCGGAACGTGCGCCAGGCTTCGCGGCCGAGGTCGTACGCGACGAGGTACCACCGGCGCCCGGTGCAGACCAGGCGCAGGGGCTCGACGTCGCGGTCGGTGACCGTGCCGGTGTGGTTCGCGTAGCTGAAACGCAGCCGCTCGTGGTCGCGGCAAGCGGCGGCGGCGACGGTCAGCGCCTCCGCGTCGACGACCGGTCCCCCGCCGCCGAGTTGCAACATCGCGGAGCCGACAGCGCTCACGCGGTGCCGCAGCCGCGCCGGCAACACCTGTTCGAGCTTGGCCAGGGCTCGCACGGACGTCTCCTCGAGGCCCGACACCGTGCCGTTCGCGGCGGTGCGCAGGCCGACGGCGACGGCCACGGCCTCGTCGTCGTCCAGCAGCAATGGCGGCAGCGCGGCCCCGGCGCCGAGCCGGTAACCACCGGCGACGCCCGGGGTCGCGTGCACCGGGTACCCGAGGCCGCGCAGGCGCTCGACGTCGCGGCGGACCGTGCGGACGTCGACGCCGAGACGATCGGCCAGGTCGGGACCCGGCCAGTCGCGGCGGGCCTGCAGCAGGGACAGCAGGCGCAGCAGCCGCTCCGAGGTTCCGTACATGCGCCTCACTGTGCCAGACCTCGCGGACAGAATCGGTCCTCGATCCGCGAGAACTTGCCAGCGGCCGCCCCGGCCGGTGAAGTGGGCGCATGCAGATCGATCCGCACGCGTTGCTCGCCGTGGCCCGCGAGGAGGCCGAACTGGGGAAGGCCGAGGGCGGGGTGCCGATCGGCGCCGCGCTCTTCGACCGCGACGGCACCCTGCTCGGCCGCGGCCACAACCGCCGCGTGCAGGACGGCGACCCGTCGCTGCACGCCGAGACCACGGCGTTCCGCAACGCCGGGCGGCGCCCGCACTACCGCGACACGATCATGGTCACCACGCTCTCGCCGTGCTGGTACTGCAGTGGGCTCGTGCGCCAGTTCGGCATCCCGCACGTGATCATCGGCGAGGCGGAGACGTTCGGCGGCGGCCACGGCTGGCTCGCGGAGCACGGTGTGCGGATCGAACTGCTCGACGACCCCGCGTGCACCGCGCTGATGAAGGAGTTCATCGCCACGCGTCCGCAGCTGTGGTTCGAGGACATCGGCGTTCCGTCCACTTCGGACTGACTCACTCCGGGCAGACGGTCCGGTTGCGCCCCGCGGCTTTCGCGCGCCGCACCGCCATCGAGGCCACCCCGAAGACCACGGCGAGCGTGTCCCCGTCGACCGGCCGCGCGGCGACGCCCACGGACACCGTGGCCCACGCGAACTGCGGGCTGCCGTACGGCGCTTTCACCGCGACCGCCGTCGAAGCGACCCGCAGGCGGATGCGCTCCGCGATCGCCAGCGCGTCGAACCGGCTGGTGCCGGGCAGCAGCACGGCGAACTCGCCACCACCCGAGCGGCCGACGAGGTCGGCCGAGCGGACTTCGGCGCGCAGGGCGCCGGCGATCGCGCGCAGCACCGCGTCGCCGATGGAGCGGCCGTGGTGGTCGTTGACGTCGCCGAAGCGGTCGAGATCGAGCACCAGCACGGAAAACACCGGCGCCGCGAGAACGCCGGCGCGCGCGGCGTCCCAACAGGCGGACGCGGTGAGCGCACCGGTCATCGCGTCGGCCGGCGACCCGGCTTTTGCCGTGACCGCGGCACTCCCGCGGTACAGCACCACGAGCGCCGCCGCGAGCAGCGGCACGATGAGCGGCGAGTCGACGACGGCCCACGCGAGCGCGATGCCCAGCGCGGCCATCGCGACGTCGAACAGCACAGCCGAGCGGCCGACGCGGTAGCCCCGGACAGCACCGGTGAGCACCGCGTCCGCGCCGGCGAAGACGAGCGCGGCCACCATGAGCAGGCCCATGAGCCGCAGGTCACCGAGCGAACCCGGGTGCTCAGGCACGGTCGCGGCGAGGAAGGCCCCGGCGAGCAGCACGGCGAGCGCCGTCGCGGCGACCTCGAACACCTGCCGGTACGGCGGCCGGCGCCGCACGCGCAGCCACCCGTGCGCGCCCGACACCACTGCGAGCACGACAGCGGGCACCGGCGGCAGCACCACCGCGCCCGCGAACACCCACGGCGTGCCGAAACCCGGGCCGAGCAAGGTCTCCCCGCGTTCCCGTTCCGCTGACCGGCACAGTTCCGCGCACACCAGCAAGCCCGCCCCGAGCACCGCGAACCCCGTGACACCCGTCAGCGGACGCGGCAGCAGCACGGCCACGAGCACGGTCGCCCCGAGCGCGAGCACGTCCACGCACAGCACGAAAGCCAGCAGCGCGCGGGTCCGCACCCGCCACAGCGCCCAGTTCGCGACGACGCCGGACGACCGGCGCCGCGGACCCCCTCCGGCCGTCGCCGGATCCCCGACCATTTCGGCAAAATAGCCGGTTCCGCGCTTCGTCGGCACCACCTTAAGTGGGCAGGTATTTCGGACTCGGCGGTCCGGGCGGATGGGTCGCGGAACCGGTGACGGTGATCACCGGCACCAGCGCGATCAGGCCGGGCCCGCGTCGGAAAACCGGCCGCCTGAAGCCGATCGGGGCTTCGCACCTTCGAGAAAGAGGAGCTTCCATGAAGACCATTCGCCGTGTCGTGGCCGCCGGAGCGATCGCCCTGCCGCTGACCCTCGGGGCCGCCGGCATCGCGTCCGCGGACACCTACGGCAGCGCGAACGTGGCCGCGGGACCCGATGGCGTGAGCACGAGCAGCACGCACGCCGCCACGGGTGGCCGAGGCGGTGGCTACGCGTCCGACCAGCAGGAGAACACCACCGCCGGGCCGGACGGGGTGAGCAACGACCACACCACCGCCGGGACCGACGGCAACGGCGGCGCAAGCTTCGAGCAGGGCCAGAACTGGGCCGGCCCGGACGGCGCCGGC encodes:
- a CDS encoding YafY family protein, with product MYGTSERLLRLLSLLQARRDWPGPDLADRLGVDVRTVRRDVERLRGLGYPVHATPGVAGGYRLGAGAALPPLLLDDDEAVAVAVGLRTAANGTVSGLEETSVRALAKLEQVLPARLRHRVSAVGSAMLQLGGGGPVVDAEALTVAAAACRDHERLRFSYANHTGTVTDRDVEPLRLVCTGRRWYLVAYDLGREAWRTFRVDRIGGVPRPGFRFTPREPPADDLAAYVSRQISAAPYAHQLTLRVSVPADVLAARVPPTVGVVEPVDEHTCRLRTGSHQLETVPFYLAQWDYDFVVEDPPPGLLDRLARIADRFTAAAAASG
- a CDS encoding TetR/AcrR family transcriptional regulator → MTTSLSAELWPDVQPETARRLMLAGVESFAKRGYHATTTRDIAGAAGMSPAALYVHFPSKAALLFAISRSGHEQTLALVENVVANVEDPVDRIRLVVEDFVAWHARRHTVARVVQYELNALPEKEFEIVTELRRRIERIVRDVISAGAASGAFTVTDPHTAARAVLSLGVDVARWYSERTRQTPSALGKEYSELVLRMLGARSS
- a CDS encoding diguanylate cyclase, which produces MVGDPATAGGGPRRRSSGVVANWALWRVRTRALLAFVLCVDVLALGATVLVAVLLPRPLTGVTGFAVLGAGLLVCAELCRSAERERGETLLGPGFGTPWVFAGAVVLPPVPAVVLAVVSGAHGWLRVRRRPPYRQVFEVAATALAVLLAGAFLAATVPEHPGSLGDLRLMGLLMVAALVFAGADAVLTGAVRGYRVGRSAVLFDVAMAALGIALAWAVVDSPLIVPLLAAALVVLYRGSAAVTAKAGSPADAMTGALTASACWDAARAGVLAAPVFSVLVLDLDRFGDVNDHHGRSIGDAVLRAIAGALRAEVRSADLVGRSGGGEFAVLLPGTSRFDALAIAERIRLRVASTAVAVKAPYGSPQFAWATVSVGVAARPVDGDTLAVVFGVASMAVRRAKAAGRNRTVCPE
- a CDS encoding MFS transporter, with protein sequence MSTNAPVTDERLTPEARRSVVGGILSLFVDSFDIYLPALVLPAVMDYFEPDSMSATTKVTLVTVIFVVTLLGRPIGGPIFGNLADKIGRRRVTLITGVGFTVVTLLIGLMPGYATWGYGSIVGLILLRLIGGIFLGGGYAGPVPLAIERSPMRRRGLVGGVMAAGAPAAITLISIIQLVVLERFPDEELKSWGWRIPFFFGFLLGIAYIAYYSRVPEVDLKELKKSREGNRAPIFELFSRRNIRGFGQVFLLMTGMWFAAQVVLSFMPGLLVGVLHQNPSNVSTLEIVANVATIISMILAGVLGQRIGRRKLLLGCAVAITVGASLAYLVLVLLARSGAGFLPIAFVAFVLPNAPLGCLVVYLNERFGAGVRSSGYGSVYTLSLILPALYSVWITVLQTVMPYEYTAVVLIVLGGVLFFAGAWIGPETRGTVLLGAPAEPAASRADTASE
- a CDS encoding LysR family transcriptional regulator, which gives rise to MSRRTTHLAGLDLNLLVVLRELLRERNVTRAAERVGVSQPALSAALARLRRHFEDELLVRAGRGYVLTPLARQLVRQVEDVCAAAEQLFATGSSFAPGTSVREFTLLMADYTLAVIGQPLAELFEREAPRARLRIRLVRESLSADLPRIVRFVDGVIAPPIELEELPRLRSAELFRDEWVCVLWAGHEIGDAGLTLTDLQRLDWVVPYHREPGVALPPVSRRLAALGLAPRVAMSVESYQAVPALVAGTHRIALVQRRLAVELAKRFDLKVLECPGEPEGIVESLWWHEDLDPDPAHAWLREALRGLGERLRDHNLD
- a CDS encoding nucleoside deaminase, whose protein sequence is MQIDPHALLAVAREEAELGKAEGGVPIGAALFDRDGTLLGRGHNRRVQDGDPSLHAETTAFRNAGRRPHYRDTIMVTTLSPCWYCSGLVRQFGIPHVIIGEAETFGGGHGWLAEHGVRIELLDDPACTALMKEFIATRPQLWFEDIGVPSTSD